From the genome of Oryza glaberrima chromosome 1, OglaRS2, whole genome shotgun sequence:
TGTAATAAGAGAAAATCCCTTGTGTACCCATGAAAACTCACCTAATCCCTTCTGTACCCCCGAATTTTACCCAATCCCCTGTGTACCCCTGAAATTTCGCtgtgatcccttccatgcccctccCGTTAGGTTTCCTTCATTTTCACATTATGTGTGGTTCCAAATGTCTAAAATACCCTTGTAGATGTAGGAGTGTCAGCTAgattgaaaaaattgaaaaaatgttAACTGAACAATATGTGTATTTTATGAGACTAAATAATGAGCGTATAACAAATTTATTGTGGCACTGAAAAAATGCAATATAATGAActttttgtttggaaaaataatagGATCAGGAAAAGCTGACTGTCTGTACAGTCATCAGTTTTCTCTATAGAAGAAATCGGTTCCTCTGTACAAGAAATTGATTATGGTAAAATAAGAGCATCAATAGCATCATATATAACAATAGAGATATCCATACAGAACACACAATATCATGCACAGAACATAATCTTTCCATCATCCATACATAACAGTTCATATCATGCGCACCCACAATTTCATTTCCATACCCAATAGTGCAGGAACCAAACCAACTTTCCATTTCAAACAAAATAGTGCAACCAACAAACCAAATTAGCTAGGCAGTATATCATGAGCATAATGGCATAAGGTCCATAACAGTGCATCATTACATCATGAGGAAGCAATCCTTACAATAGCAAAATATGTCAACTATGACTAGACCACTTTGCAGGGCATCACAACAACAAAATCCATTAGCCTCCACAAGAGAAATGGACAGTACCAAAATAAAACCTAATTAGCAAGCCATATGATTCAGTCCATAAGTTTTCTTTTGCTCCTAGTGCCCATTGCAGGACTCTTATTTTTGCTCCTTGTGCTCATAGCTGGGCTACCAGGAGTACTAGAACATGATGAATTTCCCTTTGTCTTGCTCTTGGTCATTTTTGGTGCAACTGTAGGTGTTTCCTCCCCCAGACATGGCAAGGCTACAATCATGTTAGATGGCTCAGGTTGGTTGGAGCCAGTAAGTGATCTTAATCTGAAAAAGAGAATTGTGAATATATTGCATAGAACAACATAATACCAGCAAATTGACATAATTGATCTAATTACTTATCTAATTGATATACTTGAACCTGAGCTATTGTTCAATGTCCTATTGTCCTCGGTGAAATTAAAGTTTTGACtgtgaaaaataaattgttATGTAGCTAATTAATCTAAATCCAATGTAGAATGAAATAAAGAAGATAGGCTAACCTAGAAGGGTATGCCATTATTGGTGTAACTATTGGAGCAGCCATGATACTAGTCTCTGAGGTTGCTTCATTAGTTTTCTTCGTTCTCTTCTTTGGTGGCCCTCTATGAACAAGAGAAAATATATGTCATAAGGCTTGTTAGAAATAGAATGGAAATTTGTGAGACAAATATACACAAGTGTTTAGGTTATTAAATCGAACCACCGCATTACTTTCTAATCTTATCCATTAATTATAATGTTTAGTACTACAAGGATGGAATGTCATGAAATATATTTATCAACTTACACAGCTGCCTAAATTGCAACCACCAACTAAAATGAATAAAAGACTTGCAATGATATATACCTTTCAGCAAGCATTGCTGCTACTTCCTCTGGATCACCCTCTTTGCAATTGTGCCAATGATGGCCATAACTCTTGCAAATTGGGCATTTGTGCCTCCTACTCCTTTTGCTTCCTTTCTCAGTCCATCCTTTGTACCTCATAGTTCTTGGTCTCCCAGCTGATTTCTTCAGAATGGGTGGTGCCAAGAAAAACCCATGATCAGCTTTTGGCCATTGTGCCTTGTCAGGTAATGAAGGGATCAATTTCTCATATGCTGCCCTGAATCGATGCACACTAAAGCAATCATCCACATAATCTGCAAGCCTTCCTCTAATTGATGTGATGAATGCTATAGCATGGATACAAGGCTTCCCTGAGATCTGGAATTCCCTACATGTACATGTTTTGTGCTCCAAATTCACAACATGTCTAAACCCACTACCTCCCTTGACCTCAATTTCTGCCTTAAAGTCTCCATTCCTTGTGACCACCATGTCTAAATCTCTACTTTTTTCATTCAATTCCTTGACAATATGAGGTAGAATGCAGCCTTCGAATTTCTTTCCTATTCTTTGCCTCTTATCCCATTTCACCAACAACCACCGCCGAATCCTCTCCAAGAAGTCATATAAATGTAGTGCTTTCCAATCTTTCACCAAGTTGTTGAAGCTTTCTGCAAGGTTATTTGTCACATAATCAACCTTGCAAATTGTAGAGAACTGACTCCTACTCCATAGCCTTTTGTGATACTTCTTAAGGTATGCTACTGCTTCTGGTTTAACTTCTTGTATGGCTGCCATATGTTTCTCATAGAAGTATGGGCTCCATGCATATGCCGCAGGCCAAAGGTTATCATCAAAAATCTTGCCGGTGAACTTCTTTTTGAAGTTGGTGACCATGTGCTTCATGCACTCCCGGTGTTCTGCATTACGAAAGACCTACAAGAAAGGAGAATCTTAGCTCATTTTAGCTATTATTTAAGAAAATAACAGAATATATTAGCTGCATAAGAAAGCAATTTACCTCATGCACTGCACTATCTATCCCCTTCCCTGCATCAGTACAAATAGCCAAGCCACTTGGAGTGCCAATTGCATCTTTTAGTTGTTCCATGAACCACATCCAGTTCTCAGCGGTCTCTGAGTCAAATATACCCAAAGCAACTGGGTACATCCAGTTATATCCATCTATAGCACAAGCAATTGCTAGCTGCCCCTTAAACTTGCCCGTTAAGAAAGTACTGTCTATGGCCAAATATGGCCTACAACCAGTAAGGAAACCATGAATACATGGTTTCAAGGCAAAGAACAACCTTCTGAATTTTATCTCTTCAAGAACAGTGTGATGAtcaatgatgaaaaaactgtCGGAACTTGATTTCTCAATTTGTGCCTTGTATCTATATAACATGTCAAAACTCTCACTCCAACTACCATACAACTTTGTGATAGCAAGCTCCCTACCAGCATGCACCCTTTTGTAGTTGATCTTAACCTTATGTGTTTCATGGATTCTTCTTTGCAATTCCTTTGCTCCCACACTAGCATCCTCCAACAACCAATCTTTTACCTTCTCACAAATCCAAAACTTGATTGCAGCCTTGATAGTCTCACTTCTTCTAGTACTTGAGCATTCATGTGGCAAAGGATTAGTTTTCACCTGAAATGTAAATATAGTCAATAccacaataatatatatatatatatatatatatatatatatatatatatatatatatatatatatatgacaataTACTTAAAGAATGCATGCTGatttaaattaaaaacataCCATCATAGTGACACCATCAGCAACCACGGATGCATGAATCCTCCATTTGCAGCCTTTAGCATCACAACTTGCAGTAAATTGCCCTGGTTCACTTCGGATGATGTTATATTCAAACTCCTTTTTTATTGCATGTTGTGCTATTGCcaatctaaattcattaatgttTGGATATACGCTGCCTACGATCATTGGTGGGTCATTTTTGTCATAAGTTGCAATAGGAATATGTTCAGGCATCCCATCTGATGCCATTGACTCATCCTCAGATTCATTGACACCATCATCCTCAGATGCATCCTCAGATTCATCCTCATATGTAGCCCAAGATTCATCCTCGGATACTTCATTAACAGCCCCTTCACCTCTAGTTTCATCAGCATGACCAACAacagcctcctcctcatctaAGTATATGCCTTCCTCATCAACACCAACATGCTCAGCCATAGGAAATGGGTTTACTAAGTATGTGTCTGATGGCACAATGACATGAGAAGGAAGAGTGCTGCTGCTAGGTTGGCTGAAATCAACTTGAGATGGGGTTGCCAAAGAAGGAGTATCGGGAACACATGCGCTTGCTTTAACAAGAGTGTGGTCTAACTCATCAATACTTTCATTAATACCATGTATGCGAATAATCATTGGAATCACCTTGATATCAACAAACTTTTCAAACATTGCAAGCATATCCTGGTCAGTTGTGACATGATAAGTAATTTTATGAACCATATCCATGTAGCCAATTGTGACAGTTTCATTTGGCCCCCATGGATATGACTTCGCAATATCATCAATAAAGTCTTTGTAGCACATCACATTTGAGTCTATCACTTTACTGAAAATAAACCAATCATATTCCATCCTAGCATTTTTTTCGATCCCCGGCTAGTTTGATTTCCAACAAATATGTAGTTAAGGGGTCCATCTTGTGGATGAACACAATAGTATGTATCTATCAATGTATGTATCTAGCAACCAAAATGATCCCCACGTATACAACTACGTCAAAATTATGAACGATGGAAAGTTAAGTCACTTACCCTACGGGGAGCCATGAAGGAACCGTGCTAAGCATTGAATCTGCCATGCCAAGTTGATGTGGTGCAGAGAAGGGATGGTGGCCTCCACTGCTCCGCTTTCACTTCCTTACTTTTTGGTCACCTTTGCTAGTCAAAACATAAGTAATAATGAAACCAAAGTGTGGGCATAATGATTAAATACAACCAAAGTGTGGGCATAATGATTAAGCTTTGTTGagtcaatcaagcatatggaAAATTTTGTAAAGTCTCCACTAGACAAATACTAGTACACTGGACAAATATTAGTAGAGATCTCATACTAATAAGGCAGAAAGAATGATGTAATGCATTTATGTGCATGGTGAGATCTTGGAACTTATAGATCagttttttctaatcaaacccCTTATCCTTCCAAGGGCATTTCCAATGTCAAGAAAGTAGACCTAGGTTATAtgcaaaaacaagaagaaatcgGTGTTAACCTATATTGGGGATGGGAGAATGGGAGCTGGGAGGGCAGCTGACTTTGGCGCACGCGACGGGagggaggtggccggcgacgccCGCGCGGCTGgaggggcggtggccggcggcccgcgcagcgggagggcggcggccggcgacaccCGCGGGGCGGAAGCGGTCGTGGCCGGCTGCCCGCGCGGAGGGAGGGGCCGTGGCCGGCAGCCCAGGCGGCAGGGTGACGCCCGCGCGGCGGGAGGGTGGTGGCCGGCAGCCCGCGCGGCGGGAGGGGCCGTGGCCAGCAACGCCCGCGCGGCGGGAGGGGCCGTGGCTGGCTGCCCGTGCGGcgggagggcggtggccggcgcccCGCGCGGCGTGACGGCGGCTAGACGACGGCGCGTGGCcggagggcggcgggaggaTGCGTCGACGGCGCGCACGGTCGGAGGACGCCGGGACGACGGCTCGCGTggcgggagggcggcgggaCGACGGCTCAGCGGCCGGAGGGTGGTGAGACGGCGGCGCAGGACtgcaggccggcggcgcgcaGAGGCCGCTCGCGTGGAGAGATGCGAGAGAAGGAAAGGGGATCGAAACTAGTTAGGGTTGGCAGGGGCATTTTGGTATTTCCTAAAAATACTGACAATACAACACACGGTTTGATTAACATCTCTAACGGAAACCTAACGGGAGGGGCATGGGAGGGATCACAGCGAAATTTCAGGGGTACACAGGGGATTGGGTAAAATTcgggggtatagaagggattaggtgagTTTTCATGGGCACACAAGGGATTTTCTCTTGTAATAACTATATAACAGACATATTTGGCAGCATTTGTTACTACAACTGACATCTTTTCCGGTCAATACATATAAAGGTCGGATTAATTACTTCACCATTCTAAAATAACTCAACATATGATACAATATGATCTAACCTAGTATAACGAATTTGAATCTTAATATATTCGTTGTATTAGGTTAGATCACAGTCTATCACAAGTCTAATTGTTtcggaacaaaaaaaaaagagtacccTATGAACAAAAAATCATGATGtgaaagggcctgtagcctagtggttacaagagcctcagtagcacctgagatCCTAGGTTtgactccccatgggagcgaatttttcaggattagCACCTGAGATCCTGGGGTCGACTTctcataggagcgaatttttcaCGATTTAACAGCTCTGTGCTTTCAGTGATAGACGACGTACCCATCGACGGCGAGGTACCTTGATGTACCACCAAGCAATGTCCGGCCCTGTTCTTGCGCTTGATTTTTATACCTATTGTGTGCACGAATCTCAAACCTGATACGACGACTCGAAACTTTCCCCTTCAATTTTCCTGCGACGGTAGAATATCAACTCCGTTGGTCCAAACGAGTACTGTGACACCTCAAAAACAGAATGAAACAAACAACAACCCATTGTAAGACGCTCCGTGCCCAAACGAACTCAACGAGAATCCCAGAATCCAGCGGAAAGCAACCCCGTCCGCGCGCTACGCCACAGCCTCTGCCAGCCGACGGCCGTTCGGGCGTTCGGCCCTCCGCGCACGCGTCCACCGACCCTGGCGCCGCCCGTGCGCGCACAAAGGATATGCCCCGATGGCCCATGGCCCCGCCGCCTCGCACCCGACCGCACGCCCAAAACGTGTGCGTCCACGCGGCCAGAGCATCACAAAAAACCCCCACGGGATTCCCAACCCACCGTTCCATTCTCTCGAGCTCACCCCGTCATCCACCTCACCCGCGCCGTCCCCACCCCCAAGCGAAATCTTTATAAATTCCGTTTCCCACGCGGAGCCGCAGCGAACCAAGCCCAACAACACACGGCGCCGCCCACCCATCCATCCACCCACCCACCGGCACACGCAACGCCATCATCGTCGCTCGTAGCAGCAGTAGCGTACCACACTTCGCACCGCGATCGTCCGTGTTTGTGTCGTCCACGGGAAGGGACCGAGAGgcttggaggaagggaggggagaCTCACTCGGCATGGATTTgtacggcgcggcggcgggcgggggacCGGTGGCGAGGCGACCGTGGAGCAAGGTGGAGGACAAGGTGTTCGAGAGCGCGCTGGTGATGTGCCCGGAGGACGTCCCCGACCGGTGGGCGCTCGTCGCGGCGCAGCTCCCAGGGCGCACGCCGCAGGAGGCCTTGGAGCACTACCAGGTGCTCGTCGCCGACATCGATCTCATCATgcgcggcgccgtcgacgccccCGGGTCCTGGGACGATAACGACGGCAacgaccgccgcggcggcggcggcaagccccgcggcgaggagcggcgccgcggcgtACCCTGGTCCGAAGACGAGCACAGGTACGGACGGAAGCACACCTCAAACCCTCGTCTCCTtcccttccctcctcccctGCTCGTCTCTGTTCCAGAGGCTTCTCGATTTTTCTCGCGATCTTTTCCGCATTGCTTCGTCAAAGCCGAGAGAAACCAACAAACTCTTCCCAGCTGGCAGATGGCCCCCACCTGCCAGCCACCCCCCCTCAATCGCAACCGCCTTTCCCGTGTAAATTCACTTCGTTTTGCTCCACCATGCGTGTGTGCAGGTTGTTTCTCGAGGGGTTGGACAGGTACGGGCGGGGAGACTGGAGGAACATCTCGCGGTTCTCGGTGAGGACGCGGACGCCGACGCAGGTGGCGAGCCACGCGCAGAAGTACTTCATCCGGCAGGCCAACGCCGGCGCCCGCGACTCCAAGCGCAAGAGCATCCATGACATCACCACCCCTTGACcagcgtcggcgacggcgacccacCCCCTTTCTTTGCAACCCTTTGGATTAAGTGAAACAAGCAAGGGGTAGGCGATGACGTGTACATTATATCCTACACCACAACATAGGCAAGTAGTACTGCCAAACCGTTTGTCACTTGGGGCTCTCTGATCCATAACCGTGGACGGCCTACTTGCCGGAAACAGAGGCTGTTGAGAGCTCCGGTCGGCACACGGTTTGGGCTTTAGGTTTTTCAGCATTAATTAGGATTTAGCTAAGTCAAGGACTAATGGGGTTTGACGTGGCAACGTCGTGTCTAGGTTTGGTTGATGCAGACGAAGATGTCACTGTTAATATGGGTTTTGTGCTTTTGTTTTGATGAATGATGCTGTCGAAATCATTTTACATAGTCATTACGGTGCTGTGTTGTGATAAGCATGCACTGCTGGGAACATCTGGATATCGCCACGTAGTTGGCGGCAGTGCGGCACCGTTCCGAGGGTTTGGGCGGCACGTGGTTGATAAGTGCGCGACACTTGGCAGTGCAAACAAACGCGGGCTTCTCTTTTGTCGCTAACGCACCGTCGTACAGAGGTCACACCTCACAAACTCCAAAAGTCCTTACCATCTTCTAGCTATCCAACTGTGCAATGTCTAGCTATCCATTTATGCGGACCATGCGTGATCTGCGTATGTATCACACCACACAAAACTCCAAACAGTGTTTACCACTAtttcctcc
Proteins encoded in this window:
- the LOC127760046 gene encoding transcription factor DIVARICATA-like encodes the protein MDLYGAAAGGGPVARRPWSKVEDKVFESALVMCPEDVPDRWALVAAQLPGRTPQEALEHYQVLVADIDLIMRGAVDAPGSWDDNDGNDRRGGGGKPRGEERRRGVPWSEDEHRLFLEGLDRYGRGDWRNISRFSVRTRTPTQVASHAQKYFIRQANAGARDSKRKSIHDITTP